In the genome of Bordetella avium, the window GTCTGCCTGGGCCTTCTGCCCACCAAGGGTTTGACCTTGCCCTTGATGAGCTACGGCGGCTCGGGCATCGTGATGAATCTGTGCGCGCTGGCCATGCTGTTGCGGGTCGATCATGAAAACCGCGTCATGATGCGGGGAGGCCGCGTATGAGCGCGCCCACCATTCTCATCATGGCCGGAGGCACGGGCGGTCACATCATGCCGGGCCTGGCAGTGGCTGAGATTTTGCGCCAACGAGGCTGGCAGGTGCGCTGGCTGGGCAATCCAGACAAGATGGAAGGCAAGCTGGTGCCCGCGCGCGGCATCGAGATGGCCCCCCTGCGTTTTCAGGGCTTGCGCGGCCGTGGCGTGACGGCTTTGTTGAAGTTGCCGCTGCTGTTGACGCGAGCCTTGCTTCAGGCCCGCAAGCATATGGCAGAGATCCAGCCGGATGTCGTGCTGGGTATGGGGGGCTATGTTGCTTTCCCCGGCGGCGTGGTCGCGGCGCTGCGCCGCACGCCGTTGGTCGTGCACGAACAGAATGCCGTGGCCGGTACGGCCAACCGCTGGCTGGCACGTATGGCGAAAAACGTCCTCACGGGCTTTCCGGCCGTCTTGCCCGGTGCCGACAACGTGGGTAATCCCGTGCGGGCAGATCTATGCGATCTAAGCAGCCCGGCGCAACGCTATGCCGACAGGCAGGGGCCTTTGCGCCTGCTGGTGGTGGGCGGCTCGCTTGGGGCGCAGGCTTTGAATACCGTCGTGCCGCAGGCGCTCGGGAATATTCCTCCGGCGCAACGACCTATCGTGATGCATCAGGCGGGCGCGCAGCATCTGCAAACGTTGCAGGCGGACTATGCAAAAGCTGGTGTGCAGGCCGAGTGCGTTGCCTTCATCGAAGACATGGCGAGTGCATTGGCGAATGCTGACGTACTGATTTGCCGCGCGGGCGCCATGACGGTGGCCGAGGTGGCTGCGGCAGGCGTGGCCGCACTGTTTGTGCCCTTGCCTCATGCAATT includes:
- the murG gene encoding undecaprenyldiphospho-muramoylpentapeptide beta-N-acetylglucosaminyltransferase — protein: MSAPTILIMAGGTGGHIMPGLAVAEILRQRGWQVRWLGNPDKMEGKLVPARGIEMAPLRFQGLRGRGVTALLKLPLLLTRALLQARKHMAEIQPDVVLGMGGYVAFPGGVVAALRRTPLVVHEQNAVAGTANRWLARMAKNVLTGFPAVLPGADNVGNPVRADLCDLSSPAQRYADRQGPLRLLVVGGSLGAQALNTVVPQALGNIPPAQRPIVMHQAGAQHLQTLQADYAKAGVQAECVAFIEDMASALANADVLICRAGAMTVAEVAAAGVAALFVPLPHAIDDHQTANARYLSDAQAAWLQPQHVLTAQWLADWLTQRDRTELQAVAERARAHARPDAAAHIADVCVAAARRQS